A stretch of Maridesulfovibrio zosterae DSM 11974 DNA encodes these proteins:
- a CDS encoding uracil-DNA glycosylase, protein MKVKFCDSTYKMHESWADFFSIQKLDELESIGKSIGHDFTPSAERVLRFCEVDLKKIEVIILGQDPYPQPGVATGRSFEVGNIDKWSDLKRNASLVNILKLLHKNYLQAEETVGIAKIRDDINSGHFPILPPNKFFDDLEQQGVLFLNAALTCRIMNSGSHTDIWRDFSTDLLKFISAKNNALWFLWGKDAQEFCSFVPESNKLTSYHPRLFDKKPGAFLHENHFAKCKKINWVK, encoded by the coding sequence ATGAAAGTTAAATTTTGCGACTCAACATACAAAATGCATGAATCATGGGCAGATTTTTTTTCAATTCAGAAACTTGATGAACTGGAGAGTATAGGAAAATCAATAGGTCATGATTTTACTCCTTCAGCTGAGCGTGTGCTGAGATTTTGTGAAGTTGATTTAAAGAAAATAGAAGTAATCATATTGGGGCAGGACCCCTATCCACAACCCGGAGTTGCTACAGGAAGATCATTCGAGGTAGGCAATATTGATAAATGGTCCGACCTTAAACGCAATGCTTCGTTAGTAAATATTTTGAAATTGTTGCATAAAAACTATCTTCAGGCTGAAGAAACCGTTGGCATTGCAAAAATTCGTGATGATATTAATTCAGGTCACTTTCCTATCCTTCCCCCTAATAAGTTTTTTGATGATCTTGAGCAGCAAGGCGTATTGTTTCTAAACGCAGCGCTTACCTGCAGGATTATGAATTCCGGCAGTCATACAGATATCTGGCGTGATTTCTCAACGGATCTGTTGAAATTTATTTCTGCAAAGAATAATGCCTTATGGTTTCTGTGGGGCAAAGATGCACAGGAATTTTGCTCTTTCGTTCCTGAGTCCAATAAATTAACCAGCTATCATCCCCGCCTTTTTGATAAGAAACCCGGAGCGTTTCTTCACGAGAATCACTTTGCAAAATGCAAAAAAATTAATTGGGTTAAATAA
- a CDS encoding ATP-dependent zinc protease family protein, with product MEHPVNSYGRTVIGWREWAFFPELNIPAIKFKTDTGARTSCLHSFEHKLFKRNGEQWIKFGIHPAPKRTDIAIFCEAPVIDIRSITNSGGTSEERPVICTPINLGNMTWNIELTLTDRDSMKFRMLLGRKAMENRLIVDPSKSYILGKKLATIYDN from the coding sequence ATGGAACATCCCGTAAACAGTTACGGCAGAACAGTAATAGGCTGGCGTGAATGGGCTTTTTTTCCAGAGCTGAATATTCCAGCTATAAAATTTAAGACAGACACTGGTGCACGGACTTCCTGCCTTCACTCTTTCGAACATAAGTTGTTCAAGAGAAATGGTGAACAATGGATAAAGTTTGGAATTCATCCGGCACCTAAACGTACAGATATTGCGATTTTCTGTGAAGCCCCGGTTATTGATATTCGTAGTATTACCAACTCAGGAGGGACTTCTGAAGAACGTCCGGTAATATGCACTCCTATAAACCTCGGAAACATGACATGGAACATAGAGCTGACTCTAACAGACCGTGACTCTATGAAATTCCGTATGCTTTTAGGACGAAAAGCCATGGAGAACAGGCTTATCGTTGATCCTTCGAAATCATATATTCTTGGTAAAAAACTTGCTACTATATATGATAATTGA
- the ispG gene encoding flavodoxin-dependent (E)-4-hydroxy-3-methylbut-2-enyl-diphosphate synthase, producing MINRKKTRELFIGDVGIGGNNPIRVQSMCNTDTRDAISTRAQIDALAEAGCEIVRVAVPDEAAAKALPQIRKGSPVPLVADIHFDYRLALSAMEAGIDALRINPGNIGGEDKVDSVVAAAKERKVPIRIGVNGGSLDKALLAKYGGPTPEAMVESALEHVALLEKRGFYDTKISLKSSSVLNTIAAYKLLSEKVDYPQHVGITEAGTLVRGAVKSAVGLGILFWEGLGDTMRVSLTHDPVAEVGVAWEILRSLGLRERGPEIVSCPTCGRTEIDLIDLAQKVEDNLRGVKDVFTVAVMGCVVNGPGEAKEADIGIAGGRGLGIIFRKGEVIRKVKGEDNLLPEFMKEIEIFLEEKRGK from the coding sequence ATGATCAATAGAAAAAAGACCCGTGAACTGTTCATTGGCGATGTCGGCATAGGCGGAAATAACCCTATCAGGGTTCAATCCATGTGTAATACCGATACTCGTGATGCTATTTCTACCAGAGCCCAGATTGATGCTTTAGCTGAAGCTGGATGTGAAATTGTACGTGTTGCCGTACCGGATGAAGCGGCTGCTAAAGCTCTGCCGCAGATTCGTAAAGGATCTCCCGTTCCGCTGGTGGCAGATATTCATTTTGATTACCGTCTTGCGCTGTCCGCAATGGAAGCCGGAATTGATGCTCTGCGTATTAATCCGGGAAATATAGGTGGTGAAGACAAAGTTGATTCTGTTGTTGCCGCTGCCAAGGAACGCAAAGTTCCCATCCGTATAGGTGTAAACGGCGGGTCTCTTGATAAAGCTCTGCTTGCCAAATACGGCGGCCCTACTCCTGAAGCAATGGTTGAAAGTGCACTGGAACACGTTGCACTGCTGGAAAAGAGAGGGTTTTACGATACCAAAATATCTCTCAAATCTTCCTCTGTTCTGAATACCATCGCTGCATATAAGCTTCTGTCTGAAAAAGTTGACTATCCGCAACATGTGGGCATAACCGAAGCTGGAACACTTGTGCGCGGTGCAGTTAAGTCCGCTGTCGGCCTTGGTATTCTTTTTTGGGAAGGCCTCGGAGATACCATGCGTGTATCCCTGACTCATGATCCTGTTGCTGAAGTCGGTGTAGCATGGGAAATTCTGCGCTCACTAGGACTGCGTGAACGAGGTCCAGAGATTGTTTCCTGCCCTACTTGCGGACGTACTGAAATTGATCTTATTGATCTGGCTCAAAAGGTTGAAGACAACCTCCGCGGAGTTAAGGATGTTTTTACGGTGGCAGTTATGGGATGCGTAGTTAACGGTCCCGGCGAAGCTAAAGAAGCTGATATCGGTATTGCCGGAGGGCGTGGTCTTGGGATCATTTTCCGTAAGGGTGAAGTTATCCGCAAGGTTAAGGGTGAAGATAATCTGCTGCCCGAATTTATGAAAGAAATCGAAATATTTTTGGAAGAAAAGAGAGGGAAATAA
- a CDS encoding phosphoadenosine phosphosulfate reductase family protein, producing MSEISVTSPLDAKVTHTAGLMSGLLEMYDPSHIAVAWTGGKDSTVVLALWREVLKSREIDTPFAVSIDTGVKFPEVMSFRDRLAHEWGVEVKIIRPELDIADYPVAVDPVKCCSDLKIQPLQRAIEKFEIDLLITGIRRDEHPSRANRNYIEVRTDPDHTLFNPILEWTEMDIWSFITMHQIPHCELYNIGYRSLGCKPCTMLAGGGNEREGRSAEKEKNLKLLTSLGYF from the coding sequence TTGTCCGAAATTAGCGTAACTTCACCACTTGATGCAAAGGTTACTCATACAGCAGGTCTGATGTCAGGTTTGCTTGAAATGTATGATCCATCGCACATCGCGGTAGCCTGGACAGGAGGTAAAGACTCCACTGTCGTGCTGGCTTTGTGGCGCGAAGTTTTGAAATCCAGGGAGATTGATACTCCTTTTGCTGTTTCGATCGATACAGGGGTTAAATTTCCCGAAGTAATGTCTTTCCGTGACAGACTTGCACATGAGTGGGGTGTTGAAGTCAAAATTATCAGGCCCGAGCTCGATATAGCAGATTATCCGGTAGCTGTAGATCCTGTTAAATGCTGCTCTGACTTAAAGATACAACCTTTGCAACGTGCAATTGAAAAATTTGAAATAGATCTGCTCATAACAGGTATTAGACGCGATGAACATCCTAGTAGAGCAAATCGTAATTATATTGAAGTCCGCACCGATCCTGATCACACCCTTTTTAATCCTATACTTGAATGGACTGAAATGGATATCTGGTCATTCATTACAATGCATCAAATTCCGCATTGTGAATTATATAATATAGGATACCGCTCGCTTGGATGCAAACCATGTACTATGCTTGCAGGTGGTGGAAATGAGCGTGAAGGACGCAGTGCTGAAAAAGAAAAGAATTTGAAACTCTTAACCTCTCTAGGTTATTTTTAA
- the rimK gene encoding 30S ribosomal protein S6--L-glutamate ligase, which produces MKIGILSRNKELYSTKSLVESCIKRGHDVSVINPLKCYMNITSHNPSILYKGKKLEGFDAIIPRIGASVTFYGCSVVRQFEMMGVYCVNESVAISRSRDKLRSLQLLARKGIGLPVTAFAHSTQYTEDLIDTVGGAPLVIKLLEGTQGKGVVLAETRGTAASIIEAFKGLEANILVQEFISEASGSDIRCLVIGDKVIASMKRQGREGDFRSNLHQGGHASQVRITPEERSTAMRSAKIMGLGFCGVDILRSNHGPVVMEVNSSPGLEGIEKTTGTDVAGKLIEFIEKNAKPGKTKTKGKG; this is translated from the coding sequence ATGAAAATAGGTATTCTTTCACGCAATAAAGAACTGTACTCTACCAAATCACTGGTAGAATCCTGCATTAAACGGGGACATGATGTCAGCGTTATAAACCCGCTGAAATGTTATATGAATATAACGTCTCATAATCCTAGTATACTTTACAAAGGTAAAAAACTTGAAGGTTTTGATGCTATCATTCCACGTATTGGAGCTTCTGTAACTTTTTATGGCTGTTCCGTTGTAAGACAGTTTGAGATGATGGGAGTTTATTGCGTCAATGAATCAGTTGCAATCAGCCGCTCACGCGACAAACTGCGTAGTCTCCAACTATTGGCCAGAAAAGGGATCGGGCTTCCGGTCACGGCTTTTGCCCACTCCACTCAATATACTGAAGATCTTATTGATACAGTAGGAGGAGCTCCTCTTGTAATCAAACTTCTGGAAGGTACACAGGGTAAAGGTGTTGTTCTTGCAGAAACAAGAGGCACAGCTGCCAGTATTATTGAGGCATTCAAAGGCCTTGAAGCCAATATACTTGTACAAGAGTTTATTTCCGAGGCATCAGGCTCTGACATAAGATGTCTTGTAATCGGTGATAAAGTTATAGCTTCCATGAAAAGGCAGGGACGTGAAGGAGATTTCCGTTCTAATCTTCATCAAGGAGGGCATGCAAGCCAAGTCCGTATTACTCCTGAAGAAAGATCTACCGCTATGCGTAGCGCCAAAATCATGGGATTAGGATTTTGCGGAGTAGATATTCTCCGGTCAAATCATGGTCCTGTTGTTATGGAAGTAAATTCATCACCTGGTCTTGAAGGGATTGAAAAAACAACTGGAACTGATGTTGCTGGAAAACTTATTGAATTTATTGAAAAAAATGCTAAACCGGGTAAGACAAAAACCAAAGGTAAAGGCTGA
- the nifJ gene encoding pyruvate:ferredoxin (flavodoxin) oxidoreductase, translating to MAKKMKTMDGNQAASYVAYAMCETAAIYPITPSSPMAELADEWAVQGLKNIFDTTMEVRELQSEAGAAGALHGALAAGNLSCTFTASQGLLLMIPNMYKIAGELLPTVFHVSARAVAGQALSIFGDHQDVMACRQTGFAMLASNSVQEALDLALVSHLATIESSIPFVHFFDGFRTSHEIQKIELIDYKDMAAALNWDKIRDFRDRALNPEHPHTRGTAQNPDIYFQATEAINPYRDAVPGYVEDAMKTVADLTGREYNLFDYVGHPEAENIIVAMGSGCEAIEETIEKLVADGEKVGLVKVRLYRPFSIEHLGRAIPGSAKKITVLDRTKEGGAIGDPLYLDVCTALKEMDIDLPVYAGRYGLGSKEFTPSMVKAVYDNMKSLSPRHHYTIGINDDVTRLSIEIGEKLDTTPEGTVQCKFWGLGSDGTVGANKQAIKIIGDKTDMYAQGYFAYDSKKSGGITVSHLRFGHSPIKSTYLVEIADFIACHNPSYVKLYDLLDGIREGGTFLLNTSMGQDELEAELPAKLRRKIAQNNLKFYVIDAVKIAGEVGLGGRINMVMQTAFFKLANVIPFEDAVAYLKESIKNAYGKKGDKIVNMNNAAVDQAEANLIEIKYPESWATAEEDVVEGGMEPEFITDVVKPILAQKGDELPVSSFSPDGRFPMGTSRFEKRGVAILVPEWIKDNCIQCNQCSFVCPHSALRGVLADDEELKIAPESFETVEAKGKGLDGLHYRMQVNALDCQGCGNCADICPAKEKALIMKPIASQTDAQVPNYDFSEIVSFKDQIMPRTTVKGSQFQQSLMEFSGACAGCGETPYAKVLTQLFGERMIIANATGCSSIWGASAPSTPYCENLEGHGPAWGNSLFEDAAEYGFGMEMAISNRRDRLKMLMEQALDLDISSELAEALKGWIENKDDAEKSRECGDKLREILAVEADTYELLLEIEEQEDLFTKKSVWCFGGDGWAYDIGFGGLDHVLASGKDINVLVMDTEVYSNTGGQASKATPLGSVAKFAAAGKHTAKKDLGRMMMSYGYVYVASVSMGANKNQVMKAFLEAESYPGPSLIIAYAPCINQGIRKGMGKTQLEGKLAVESGYWPLYRFDPRRQENGENPLVVEYKEPDGTLQEFLSGENRYAMLERMMPEASKTMRAGIEKDCKQRYKLLKQLSELDYSND from the coding sequence ATGGCCAAAAAAATGAAAACTATGGATGGCAACCAAGCTGCTTCCTATGTAGCCTATGCTATGTGCGAAACTGCTGCCATCTATCCTATCACCCCTTCATCCCCCATGGCAGAGCTTGCCGATGAATGGGCTGTGCAGGGATTGAAAAATATTTTCGATACCACCATGGAAGTTCGCGAATTGCAGTCAGAAGCCGGGGCTGCAGGTGCTCTTCACGGCGCACTCGCTGCAGGTAACCTTTCATGTACCTTCACAGCTTCTCAGGGACTTCTGTTGATGATCCCTAATATGTACAAAATAGCAGGTGAGCTGTTGCCAACAGTCTTCCATGTTTCTGCTCGCGCAGTAGCTGGTCAGGCTCTTTCCATTTTTGGTGACCATCAGGACGTAATGGCCTGTCGTCAGACCGGATTTGCAATGCTTGCTTCCAACTCTGTTCAGGAAGCTCTTGATCTTGCACTTGTTTCACATCTTGCAACAATCGAGTCCAGCATTCCATTCGTTCATTTTTTTGATGGTTTCAGAACTTCTCATGAAATTCAGAAGATTGAACTGATTGATTATAAAGATATGGCCGCAGCTCTGAACTGGGATAAAATCAGAGATTTTCGTGATCGCGCCCTTAATCCTGAGCATCCTCATACCAGAGGTACCGCTCAGAATCCTGATATTTATTTTCAGGCAACTGAAGCAATCAACCCTTATCGTGATGCTGTTCCCGGCTATGTGGAAGATGCGATGAAGACTGTTGCCGATCTTACCGGTCGTGAATACAATCTTTTTGATTACGTAGGACATCCTGAAGCTGAAAATATCATTGTTGCAATGGGCTCCGGTTGTGAAGCCATCGAAGAAACAATTGAAAAACTAGTTGCAGACGGCGAAAAAGTAGGTCTGGTGAAAGTCAGACTGTATCGTCCTTTCTCAATTGAACATCTGGGTCGCGCTATTCCTGGTTCAGCCAAGAAAATTACTGTCCTTGACCGGACCAAAGAAGGCGGAGCTATCGGTGATCCTTTGTATCTTGATGTTTGCACTGCTTTGAAAGAAATGGACATTGATCTTCCTGTTTATGCCGGACGTTATGGCCTAGGTTCTAAGGAGTTCACTCCTTCAATGGTCAAAGCTGTTTACGACAACATGAAGTCCCTGTCTCCAAGACATCACTATACCATCGGTATCAACGACGACGTTACTCGTCTTTCTATTGAGATCGGCGAGAAACTCGATACCACTCCTGAAGGTACTGTTCAGTGTAAATTCTGGGGACTCGGTTCTGACGGTACTGTCGGTGCAAACAAACAGGCTATTAAAATTATCGGCGATAAAACCGACATGTACGCTCAGGGGTACTTTGCCTACGATTCCAAGAAATCCGGCGGTATCACCGTATCCCATCTGCGTTTCGGTCACAGCCCGATTAAATCCACATATCTAGTTGAAATTGCCGATTTCATCGCTTGTCATAATCCCAGTTACGTAAAGCTTTACGATCTGCTGGACGGTATTCGCGAAGGTGGAACCTTCCTGCTTAATACCAGCATGGGACAGGATGAACTGGAAGCTGAACTTCCTGCAAAGCTGCGTCGCAAAATTGCACAGAACAACCTTAAGTTCTATGTTATTGATGCTGTTAAAATTGCAGGTGAAGTTGGTCTCGGTGGCCGCATCAACATGGTTATGCAGACTGCATTCTTCAAACTGGCAAACGTTATTCCTTTTGAAGATGCTGTTGCCTACCTTAAAGAATCCATCAAAAATGCTTATGGCAAAAAGGGCGATAAGATCGTCAACATGAACAACGCTGCTGTTGATCAGGCCGAAGCAAATCTTATTGAAATAAAATATCCTGAATCCTGGGCAACTGCTGAAGAAGACGTTGTCGAAGGTGGTATGGAACCTGAATTCATCACTGATGTTGTTAAGCCTATTCTGGCTCAGAAAGGTGATGAATTACCCGTTAGTTCATTTTCTCCTGACGGACGTTTCCCCATGGGAACATCCCGTTTTGAAAAGCGCGGCGTAGCAATTCTGGTTCCTGAATGGATTAAAGATAACTGTATTCAGTGTAACCAGTGTTCTTTTGTCTGCCCGCACAGTGCTCTTCGTGGTGTTCTTGCTGATGATGAAGAACTCAAAATTGCACCTGAAAGCTTTGAAACTGTTGAAGCTAAGGGTAAAGGTCTTGATGGTCTGCATTATCGTATGCAGGTGAACGCACTTGACTGTCAGGGGTGCGGAAACTGCGCAGATATTTGTCCTGCAAAAGAAAAGGCTCTCATTATGAAGCCTATCGCATCTCAGACTGATGCTCAGGTTCCCAACTATGATTTCTCTGAAATCGTATCATTTAAAGACCAGATCATGCCTAGAACTACTGTCAAAGGCAGTCAGTTCCAGCAGTCTCTCATGGAATTTTCCGGTGCCTGTGCAGGTTGCGGAGAAACTCCTTACGCTAAAGTTCTGACTCAGCTTTTCGGTGAACGCATGATCATTGCTAACGCAACTGGTTGTTCTTCAATCTGGGGAGCATCAGCACCATCAACTCCTTACTGTGAAAACCTTGAGGGTCATGGACCAGCATGGGGTAACTCACTATTCGAAGATGCTGCTGAATATGGATTCGGTATGGAAATGGCTATTTCCAACCGCCGTGATCGTTTGAAAATGCTCATGGAGCAGGCTCTTGATCTGGATATCAGCTCAGAACTGGCTGAGGCTCTTAAAGGCTGGATCGAAAATAAAGACGATGCTGAAAAATCTCGTGAATGCGGCGATAAGCTGCGTGAGATTCTTGCTGTTGAGGCTGATACTTACGAGCTTCTCCTTGAGATTGAAGAGCAGGAAGACCTCTTTACCAAGAAGTCTGTATGGTGCTTCGGTGGTGATGGATGGGCATACGACATCGGTTTTGGTGGACTGGATCATGTTCTTGCTTCAGGTAAGGATATCAACGTACTGGTGATGGATACTGAAGTGTATTCCAACACAGGTGGACAGGCTTCTAAAGCAACTCCTCTTGGATCTGTTGCAAAATTTGCAGCAGCAGGTAAGCATACTGCCAAGAAAGATCTTGGACGTATGATGATGAGTTACGGCTACGTTTATGTTGCTTCCGTTTCCATGGGAGCCAACAAAAATCAGGTCATGAAAGCATTTCTCGAAGCTGAAAGCTACCCTGGACCTTCTTTGATTATTGCTTACGCACCTTGTATCAATCAGGGTATCAGGAAGGGTATGGGGAAAACTCAGCTCGAAGGTAAACTTGCTGTTGAGTCCGGCTACTGGCCGCTTTACAGATTTGACCCACGTCGCCAGGAAAATGGCGAGAATCCACTCGTTGTTGAATATAAAGAACCTGATGGAACTTTGCAGGAATTCCTGTCCGGCGAAAACCGTTACGCTATGCTTGAACGTATGATGCCTGAAGCATCCAAAACTATGCGTGCAGGAATTGAAAAAGACTGCAAGCAGCGTTACAAACTTCTCAAGCAGTTGTCTGAACTTGATTATTCTAATGACTAG
- the pta gene encoding phosphate acetyltransferase, with amino-acid sequence MSKSLYIAATEARSGKSAIVLGVMQLLLTHLRKVAIFRPIIHDNLRGRDHDIDLILRHFNLSQDYATTYAYTQSQATRMLNDGKHSLLMENILEKFKKLEEKYDFILCEGTDYLGGEAALEFDMNLDVVGNLGCPVLAVLNAMNSDEDEVCDLAIRTVDIFEEKGLDVISVMVNRASRKFDADLKDRIKSGFKGESKPLVYILPDDKRLGNPTMKDVVKWLDCTVLYGRDRLDTPIDNYVVAAMQIENFLKYVNEGSLIITPGDRSDIILAGLASRLSDAYPNIAGVLLTGGIRPAMTIHHLIEGWKGVPLPILVAPDHTHKTAQILRGLHGTIDPENQVKVLSAMGLFETCVDSHELQQKLVSTISTRITPFMFEHTLLHKARECKQHIVLPEGGEERILRAADILRRRDVVKITLLGNEEVVRRVASNIDIDLDGINVVDPVKSDLFDGFVNEYYELRKHKCIMKDDARDRMTDPTYFGTMMVYTGMADGMVSGSITTTAQTIRPAFEFIKTKPGVSIVSSVFLMCQDDKVMAYGDCAVNPNPNAEQLAAIAISSAHTASIFGIDPKVAMLSYSTGESGSGQSVDKVKEATRLIRTMAPDLAVEGPLQFDAAVDPDVAADLMPESKVAGQATVLIFPDLNTGNNTYKAVQRSQPESVAIGPVLQGLNKPVNDLSRGCTVRDIVNTVAITAIQAIADKGQSKKSS; translated from the coding sequence ATGTCGAAAAGTTTGTACATAGCAGCCACAGAGGCTCGCAGTGGTAAATCAGCGATTGTTTTAGGGGTTATGCAGTTACTGCTTACTCATTTGCGTAAGGTAGCTATTTTCAGGCCTATTATTCATGATAACTTACGTGGGAGAGACCATGACATAGATCTGATCCTTCGTCATTTCAATCTCTCACAGGACTATGCTACGACTTATGCCTATACTCAGAGTCAGGCTACTCGTATGCTAAATGACGGTAAGCATTCTCTGCTTATGGAAAATATTCTTGAGAAGTTTAAAAAACTGGAAGAGAAATATGATTTTATCCTATGCGAGGGTACTGACTATCTTGGCGGTGAAGCTGCTCTTGAATTTGATATGAATCTTGATGTCGTAGGGAATTTAGGTTGTCCTGTTTTAGCTGTACTTAATGCAATGAACAGTGATGAAGATGAAGTTTGTGATCTAGCTATCCGTACAGTTGATATTTTTGAGGAAAAAGGTCTGGATGTAATTTCTGTAATGGTTAATAGGGCTTCAAGAAAGTTTGATGCTGACTTGAAAGACAGAATCAAATCTGGCTTTAAAGGCGAAAGTAAGCCTCTTGTTTATATTCTTCCGGATGACAAAAGACTTGGCAACCCGACAATGAAAGATGTCGTCAAATGGCTGGACTGTACTGTGCTTTACGGTCGGGACAGATTGGATACCCCTATTGATAATTATGTTGTTGCAGCTATGCAGATTGAGAACTTTCTTAAGTATGTTAATGAAGGAAGTCTGATCATTACCCCCGGAGACAGGTCTGATATTATCCTGGCAGGGCTTGCATCACGGCTATCCGATGCATATCCGAATATTGCCGGTGTGCTGTTGACTGGCGGTATCCGCCCTGCAATGACTATTCATCACTTGATTGAGGGGTGGAAGGGGGTTCCGCTGCCTATTCTGGTTGCACCTGATCATACACACAAAACAGCCCAGATTCTTCGTGGTCTGCATGGTACCATTGATCCTGAAAATCAGGTCAAGGTACTCTCGGCAATGGGGTTATTTGAAACATGTGTTGATTCACATGAATTGCAGCAGAAACTTGTTTCAACCATATCTACACGTATCACCCCTTTTATGTTCGAACATACTCTGCTTCATAAGGCTCGTGAGTGTAAACAGCATATTGTTCTACCCGAGGGGGGCGAAGAACGTATTTTACGTGCAGCTGATATTTTACGCCGTCGTGATGTTGTAAAAATTACTCTGCTTGGTAATGAAGAGGTAGTTCGCCGGGTCGCCTCTAATATTGATATAGATTTAGACGGAATTAATGTAGTTGATCCAGTCAAATCAGATCTTTTTGATGGTTTTGTTAATGAATATTATGAACTACGAAAGCATAAATGTATAATGAAGGACGATGCCCGTGACCGTATGACCGACCCAACCTATTTCGGGACTATGATGGTTTACACCGGAATGGCTGACGGCATGGTTTCAGGTTCAATAACAACTACGGCACAAACGATACGGCCTGCATTCGAGTTTATTAAAACTAAGCCCGGTGTTTCTATTGTATCCAGTGTTTTTCTTATGTGTCAGGATGATAAGGTTATGGCATACGGTGATTGTGCTGTTAATCCTAATCCTAATGCAGAACAGCTTGCAGCCATCGCGATCAGTTCAGCTCATACTGCTTCTATTTTCGGAATTGATCCAAAAGTGGCTATGCTGTCTTATTCAACCGGTGAGTCCGGCAGCGGGCAGTCTGTGGATAAGGTCAAAGAGGCAACAAGACTTATAAGAACGATGGCTCCTGATCTGGCTGTAGAAGGCCCTCTTCAGTTTGACGCTGCTGTTGATCCTGATGTTGCAGCTGACCTTATGCCGGAAAGTAAAGTTGCGGGACAGGCTACAGTCCTTATTTTTCCTGATCTTAATACAGGTAATAATACTTACAAGGCCGTGCAGCGATCTCAACCGGAGTCTGTCGCAATAGGGCCTGTTTTACAGGGACTCAATAAACCTGTGAATGATCTCAGCCGAGGTTGTACGGTGCGCGATATAGTTAATACTGTCGCAATAACAGCTATTCAGGCGATTGCTGATAAAGGGCAATCGAAGAAAAGTTCATAG